The window TGATCCCCCGGCGCAGCTTGAGGTTCGCGGTGATTTCCCCGCGGACCACCGAGAAAGCCCGGTTGAGCGCCAGAATTCCCAACGGGCGGGCGAGGGGAGGTAACCGCGCGGCGTGCGCCCGCAAAACTTCGGCGGCCCTCGCCTCCTGATCCGACGAGAGCTGTGTTCCGGAGGCGCCCAGGGCTTGCGCGTCCAGAGTCACCAGAAGGGCGGGGCCTTTGCGGCCGTTCCCCAAAACCACCGCCTGGTCCACAAAGGGCAACTCCTTGAACCACTGCTCGATGGGCCCCGGGGTCACCCGACGACCCGTGGAGGTTTTTAGAAACTCCGATCGCCGACCGATCAACCGCAGAAAACCCCCGTTTTCCCATCGGCCCTCGTCGCCGGTCCGGTAAAAAGCGCCTTCGAAACGCGGGGGGGGGGTGGCCCCGGCCCAATAACCGGCGAAGAGGGAGGGGCCTTTCACCATCACTTCGTGGTCGGAAGCGATTTCGACTTCGTTGGGGCCCAGGGGCCGGCCCACCGTCCCGAAGCGGAAGGACCAGGGCCGGTTCATGGCCAGGGGGATGGCGTTTTCGCTCGTTCCGTAGGCCTCCAGAACCAGCAACCCCAGGCCCTCGAAAAACTCCATGGTCTTAAGCCCCAGCGGAGCGGCACCGGAAACCAAAAACCGCAGGCGTCCCCCAAAGCGCTCTCTCACCGCGCGCAACACCGCCCAATCCAGAATGACAAAAAGAGGCCAAAGGACAAAACGCGCCTTGTGGCCGGACGAACGGCTCCTTTGATAAATCGTTCCGGTCGCCTGGGCCGCTCGAAACAGCGCCCGAACCCACCGCGGCCTCTCCGCGATCGATTTTTGAACCCCGGCCTCCACCTTTTCAAAAAAACGGGGAACGCCGATCAACAGGGTGGGGCGCACCGCGGGCACCGCCTCCATCAACTGGTGGGGAGAGGGGATAAACGTGAGAAGCGCGGCCCGTTCCACGGCGCACAAATTCACAATCCGTTGGAATAAGTTGGACAACGGCAACCAGCAAAGGGATTCAAACCCGACCGGCAAGACATGGAAAGCCCGCGCGATGGCCCGCACCGCGTGGACCAGTTGCCGGTGGGTGTAGGGAATTCCTTTCGGCTCCCCGGTGGTTCCCGACGTGAAAATCACCGTGGCCAAATCCCCCGGCGCGGGGGGAGCTCCCGCGAAGGTCCGCCCCCGGTACGCGTTGAGAAGAGATACAAAGGCCTCCGCCCCCTGCCCGGGGCCCGCCGGTTCGTCCGCGCGGATCAGGACCACAAACCGGTTCCCCCTCTCGGGGATGAGGTCCCGAAATTCCATCAACGTCTTCGCGTCCTGGACCACCCAGGCGCGGACATCGGCCAGGCGGGCCGCGGCGCGCAAACGATCCGGCGCGTCGTTAATATCCAACCCGACCACCGCGCCGCCGGCCAACAAGACCGCCATGTGCAGGCTCTCCCAGGCCGGATCCACACCGGAAAGGAACCCGACACGTTCTCCTTTTTGTAACCCGCGATCGCTCAAGGCCGCGGCGAGCGATTGAACGCGGCCCCAGAGATCGCCGTAGGACAAGGGGGGCTCCCCGTTTTGACGCTGGGGCCAGCCCCAATGCGCGGGGCGGTCGGGCGATCGTTCGGCCTGCCGGCGCAACCGTTCCGTCAATGTTTGAGCGGGCGGAACGCGGGCCCCGGGTGTTGTTTTTGTGGAGACCGCTTCCCGGACAAAGTCCACGAACCGCCGCGGGGCGTCGTGGGCGGCGAAACTTTCGGAAAGACGTTGGGCCCGTTCGCGGTAACGCGGTTCCTCCAATATTTTTTTCACCGCGTCACGAACCGCCGCGGGGGTGACGTGATCGCTCCGAAGGGAGAGGCCCGCCCCGCTTCGCTCGATGGCCGCCATGGCCAAGTGCTGGTCGTTGTTGGACGGGATACCCACCACGGGGGTCCCCGCCGCCAACGCCTGATAGGCCGCGGTGCTCCCGCCGCTGCACACCACCACCGCCGCGCGGCGGGACGCCTCCAGACCGGGCAGAAAATCCGAAACACGCACACGCGCCGAAGCGGGGACGGAAAATCGCCCCGCCGTGGCCACCCAAAGGTCCACCTCCAGACGGGCGAGTTCATCGACGATGCCCCGGCAATCGGGAACGTCGTTGGAAGACCCGAAACTGACATAAAGGACCGGGCGATCGCTGTCCCCCGCGGGAAGGGGAGCGGCGGAGGACGGCGACCAGAGGACGGGCCCCAAAAAACGGTGCGCCGCGGGCGGGTTCTTCAGCGGAATCAACTCCGGGGTATCGGCGTACAGGGTCCAATTCCCAAAAGTGTAAAACGTTCGGAAATCGCCAAAGGGCCGCAATCCCCTCCGGCGCCGAGCGCGGTTGAAGGGGGCCAAGAATCGTTTTTCGTAAAGCGGTTTCATCACGCGGTGCAGGACTTTGACGACCGGGAAGGGGAAAAACAATTCGGCCAACCCCGGCGGGAGCAACCGGTAAAGGGCGGACCGTTTGTAATTGGGGACAGGGTCCTGCTTGTCCGCGCGGTGCGGGCTCCAGTACGCGTTGTTTAAATTCACCAACGGAATCCCCAAGGCCGGGGCGGTCACCGACAAACTCAACCGCGCGTCGCTCACGATCAAATCGGGAATCACATCCCGAATCAAGGCCTCTTCCTCGGCAATATAAGACGCCACTTGCTCGTCGTTGTAAGCCGAGCGTTCCCCGCTGACGGAGGAAATAAAGGCGTCATAGGAAATGCTCTCGATGGGCCAATAACACAAGGACGGCTTGTCCTTGAAGAGGGTTTCAAAACGGTAGGCGCTGGCGAAATGGACTTCGCAGCCGGCGGCCGCCAACGCCTCGGCGAGGGCCAAGGGGCGGACCAGGTGGGCGAGTGTGACGGCCTCGGAAAAAAAGAGGACCCGCGCGAAAATGGTCTCTGGCATTGCGTCGCCATTTTACAACAATGGATTTTTAAATAATCCTCCCCCCCCTTGACTTTTCCCGGCATTATGGTATTCTGTTGCCATTCCGGCACGGTGATGTGCCGGTGTTTCAACGGACAACGAAAGTCCTTTTCGCTTTTGCGGAAAGGGCTTCTTTATTTTCCGGTAACCCTGGGACAGCGACGTCTCCCAAAAAAATAAACGCGCCTTGCGCGATCTCAGGAGGATGTCATGTTGTCACGGATCAAACGTTGTTTGAGGGGCGGGGGCCTCATCGCGTTCCTCGCCTTGAGCGGGGGCTTCGGGCCCTCGTTTATTCACGCGGAGGACGCCACGGTTGCTTCCGCGACGGTTCAGGCGCCCACAGACGTCATCGCTGAAAAGTTGGCGGTCCTTGAAAAAGGCCTCGTCGACCGGAAAGTGGCCGCCGACACCCTGTGGGTGTTGGTCACGGCCTTCCTGGTCTTCTGGATGAACGCGGGGTTCGCCCTGGTGGAGTCCGGCATGTGCCGCGCCAAGAACGCCGTGAACATTCTCTCCAAAAACTTCATCGTCTTCGCCATCAGTTCCCTCGCCTTTTACGTGTTGGGATGGGGCCTGATGTTCGGGGACGGCAACGGCTTCATGGGTCTCAAAGGCTTGTTCATGGTGACCGGGCCCGACAACAGCCCGGCAACAGGAGCGGCCTACTCCGGGGTCTACGGGTCCATCAACTGGACAGGGGTTCCCCTGACGGTGAAATTCCTGTTCCAATTGGTCTTCGCCGGCACCGCGGCCACCATCGTCTCCGGCTGCGTCGCCGAGCGGATCAAATACGTCAGCTTCATCGTCTTCAGCTTCCTCCTGGTGGGATTCGCTTACCCCATCACGGGCCACTGGATCTGGGGCGGCGGCTGGTTGGCGAAAATGGGCTTCTGGGACTTCGCCGGCTCCACCGCGGTGCACACCGTGGGCGGCGTGGCGGGCCTGGCGGGCATCATGCTTCTCGGTCCCCGCATCGGCAAATACCGCGCCGATGGCACCCCCAACGCCATTCCCGGCCACAATATGACTTCGGCCACCCTGGGCACTCTGATCCTCTGGTTGGGCTGGTTCGGGTTTAACCCCGGCTCCACCATGGCGGCGGATCCCGCGGCCATCGGCCACATCGCCAACACCACCAACCTCGCGGGCGCGGCCGGCCTTTTGACCGCCACCATCACCGCTTGGATGCTGATGGGAAAACCCGACTTGGGCATGACCATTAACGGCTGCTTGGCCGGGTTTGTGGCCATCACGGCGCCCTGCGCGTTCGTGACGCTGCCGGCCTCCCTGGTGATCGGCGCCATCGCGGGCGTGCTCGTGGTGTTCGCGGTGATGTTCTTCGACAAGTTGAAATTGGACGACCCCGTGGGCGCCCTGGCCGTGCACTTGTGCAACGGCGTGTTCGGGACCCTGGCGGTGGGTCTGTGGGCCAAGGACGGGATCACCGGCGTCGCCACCGGCAACGGGTTGTTCAATGGCGGCGGATTGAAGCTTCTGGGAATTCAGGCCCTGGGGTCCGCTTCGGTGATTCTCTTCACCCTGGTTGTGTCCTTGCTCTTCTGGGCGGTCATCAAAGCCACCCTAGGCATGCGCGTCACCCGGGACGAAGAAATCCGCGGGTTGGACATCGACGAACACGGCATGGAAGCCTACGCGGGCTTCCAGATCTATATGACCGAATACGGCCTCGCTCCGGTGGGCGGCAAAGACTCCGAACCCGAGCCGGCGAAGGCGGGGAGGTAATTCCATGAAACTGATCATCGCAATGGTTCAACCGCACAAAGTGGCGGAGGTGAAAAAAGCCCTGGACGACGCCAACATCCACCTGATGACCGTCACCAACGTGCTCGGCTCGGGGCGGCAAAAAGGTTACACGGAGAGCTTCCGCGGCGCCAAGATGGAGGTCAACCTTCTGAAGAAGGTTCGCTTCGACATCGCCGTGAACGACGACTTCGTCGAACCCGCCATCGGCGCGATCACGAAGGCCGCCCGCTCGGGCAACATCGGCGACGGCAAGATCTTCGTGGTGCCCTTGGAGCAATGCGTCCGCATCCGCACGGGCGAGAAAGGGTCGGCCGCCATCGGCTAACCCGCGATTCATCGGCAGTTTAAAAACTGACGGGCGTCATGGACGCCCGTCAGTTTTTTTTTGCATCCTATGTCCATGGACATCCTCCTTCTTTCCCGGTTGCAGTTCGCTTTGACGATCATGTTCCATTACCTGTTCCCCCCGCTGACCATCGGGCTCGGCGCGATCCTCGTTTTCATGGAAGGCATGTACATGAAAACCAAGGACCCCCAGTACGAGGCCATGGCCAAGTTCTGGACGAAGATTTTCGCCGTCAATTTCGCGGTGGGGGTGGCCTCCGGAATCGCCATGGAGTTCCAGTTCGGCACGAACTGGGCCAATTACTCCCGGTTCGTGGGCGACGTGTTTGGTTCGGCCCTCGCCGCCGAGGGCATTTTCGCCTTCTTCCTCGAGTCGGGGTTCCTGGCCGTCTTGGTTTTCGGCTGGGACCGCGTGTCGGCCAAAATGCACTTCTTTTCGACCATCATGGTTTTCCTCGGTTCGGTGTTTTCCTCCATCTGGATCACCGTGGCCAACAGCTGGCAGCAGACCCCGGCGGGCTATAAGATCGTCGGCGAAGGGTTGGCCGCCCGGGCCGAGATCACCAGCTTCTGGGCCGTGGTCTTCAACCCGTCCAGCGTCGACCGCTTGGTCCACGTCTGGCTCGGCGCCGGGGCCATGGGGGCCTTTTTCGTCATGAGCGTATCGGCCTACTACATCCTAAAGAAACGCCACGTCGATATCTCCAAAAAGTCCTTCACCGTCGCCCTGGTTTTGGGGTTCCTCTGCAGTTGGGCCCAATTGTTTTCCGGTCACCACCAGGCCCGCGTGGTGGCCAAACACCAGCCGGCCAAAATGGCGGCCCTGGAAGGGCACTTCAAGACGGGGGCCAACGCCCCGTTGTATTTGATCGGCCACCCCGACGCGGCGACCGAAACCACGAAAGGGATCGCGGTGCCCGGCCTTCTAAGTTTCATGATTCACGGGAACAGGGCGACACCCGTTCCGGGGCTCGACCAATTCGCCAAGGAAGACCGCCCCCCCGTCGCCCTCACTTTCCATTCCTATCACATCATGTTGTGGACGGGGTTTTTGATGATGGCATTGACCGGGATCGCGGGTTTCCTCCGTTGGCGGGGGCGCCTCTTCGATAAGCGCGGCCTGTTGTGGGCCTTTGTTTTTGCCGTCCTGTTGCCCGTCGCCGCCAACCAACTGGGGTGGGTGGCCGCGGAGGTCGGCCGCCAACCCTGGATCGTCTACGGAATGTTGCGGACCGCCGACGCCTTGTCCCCGGTCGTCCAAGCCCACCAAGTCATGGCTTCCATCGTCATGTTCGGTCTTATTTACGCCTTGCTCTTCGCGGTGTGGATCATGGTGACGGACCACAAGATCAAAGAAGGCCCTGAAATCGGCACCGAGGGCGGACGATCCGAAGGCGGATTTCTGAAAACGGCGGGCGGTCTGAAGGCCAAGGGGTCAATGACCGAGGCCAAGGAGTAGTTATGGACCTCAATATTTTCTGGTTTGTTCTCTTGGGCGTTTTGATGGCGGGATACGCCATCTTGGACGGTTTTGACCTGGGGGTGGGCATCCTCCACCCCATGGCCAAAACCGACCAAGAACGGCGGATTTTCATGAACGCCATCGGACCCCTGTGGGACGGCAACGAGGTCTGGCTGGTGACCTTCGGCGGGGCCCTGTTCGCCGCTTTCCCCCGCGCCTACGCCACGATGTTTTCCGGCCTCTACACGGCCTTCATGCTCTTGGTGCTCTGTTTGATCCTGCGCGCGGTCTCCATGGAGTTCCGAAGCAAACGCGCGGGCCCCGCGTGGCGGGCTTTTTGGGATTGGTGTTTTTTTGGTTCCAGTTTGACGGCGATATTGCTTTTCGGCGCCGCCGTGGGGAATTGCCTGCGCGGCCTGCCCATCGGGTCGGACGGGGAATTGCGGATCGGCTTTTTGAGCCTGCTCAACCCCTATTCCGTTTTGGTGGGGGTGTTCACCATCGCGACGGCGGCCATGCACGGGTCGCTTTACCTGGGGCTCAAGACGGACGGAGACCTGCAACAGCGGATTCGGCGCTGGACCTGGCGACTCTTCGGTTTTTTCCTGATCACCTATTTGTTGACCACCATTTTCACGCTGGTGGCCTTCCCCCGCGCCGTTGAAAATTTCAAACACCACCCCTGGGCCTGGGGGGTGGTGGTGCTGAACACCCTGGCGGTGGCCAACATCCCCCGGTCCGTTTTCAAGAACCGACCGCTCGAGGCTTTCCTCTCCAGCGCCGGGGCCATCGCCGCCTTTGTCTTCCTCTTCGGGTTGGCGCTTTTCCCGAACCTGGCGGTCTCGAACCTGGACCCGGCGGCGAGCCTCACAATCTACAACGCCGCCTCGTCGGAAAAAACCCTCAAGATCATGCGCCTCATCGCTTTCCTGGGCATGCCCTTCGTCCTGGCCTACACGGCGGTGATTTACTGGGTGTTTCGGGGAAAAGTGGAAATCGGCAAGTTCAGCTACTGATTTTCAAGGGCAACCCGGGCAACAACCGCTTCCCTTCTTCCCATCAATCTTCAGACCGGAAGGTCATCGCCAGGAACCCGTCCGCCCCTGTTAGCCCGGATTCCCCAGTTGATCGCGAGGACCGGCCGGTCGCAGAGCTCCCGGCACCTGGTCACTCGCAGAGCGCGTGACACCTGGGACGCCAGAGGCGCTGACGCGGGGCGGCAGAGCCGCTGAGGCGAGACGGAAAAGACCGCCTTTTTTACGAACAAAAAATTGCCCGCCGTAGGCCGCTCCCTTGCGGCAATTCCGCTCGCGCGGTCGCGGGGACTACGGACAACCTTTTTTGTGAAGGGTGCCGTGTGCCGGTGGCACACGAGGGGAAGGGCCGGATTTTCCGTCGTCCTGTCTGACAATTTAATGAATGGTCAGGACACTCCCGCCGTGACTTTTTGCGGCGGGGACGAATCCCGCGACGCAACGGGGGAATTCGGGCTAGGGAAGTTCGCCCACCGGGACCCGCCGGCCACTGCGCAGAAAGACCACTTCGAACCCGCAGGGTTCCCCCAGGGCGCGGCGCACGGCTTCCCGGTAGTCGTCGCCCTGCGTCGCGTAGGCCGCCGCCCGGGCCTCTTCCTCCCCGGGGGACAAGCGGTCGGTCTTGTAATCGACCACCCAGAGCCGGCCCGCCCGACGGCACAACAAATCGATGACCCCGCGCACCACCGTCCCTTCCCGGGCAAAAACGAAAGGGGCCTCGCGCGCCAGGATTTCCCCTTCGTTCAACAAGGTCGCGGTGTCGCCCCGCAAAAACCCATCCAAAATCCCTTCGGCTTCCCCGGCGATGACCGACCAATAGGCGTCGGGGTATTCCGCCCGCAGACGGCGCACCGCCCCGTCCACCCGGGAGGTCAGCTCCAGGGGCGCCAGAGGCCCCCGTTCCAACACCGCGTGGCACAACCGGCCCAACAGCGCCGCCTCCGCCGGGGTGGGCCCGCCCGGGCGCTCGCCGGAAAAATTCTTTGATGGGTCGTCCGCCGTCCGGCTGGACGGCGTCGCGAACAAAGCGGGCCCCCCGGCCCCGGGAGCGGCGCGGCGCTCCGACCAGGCGCGCCCGTGGGCGGCCGTCGCTTTTCGTCGCCCCGCGGGGGGGCGCGGCGGAACAGGGCGGGCGGCCGCGTCCCCCGGTTCGATCGCGCGCACCGGAATCACCAAACCGTCCTTCAGTTCCCAGCCCTTTTCCACCGGACGGGAAGCGCTCTTCAACATGTCCAGGAACGATCCCCGGGCGGGTTTTTCCTGGCCCACCAACACAACGTGCTCGCGGGCCCGGGTGGCGGCGACGTAAAAAAGGCGAATGGCCTCCCGTTCCTCCCGCTGGATTTCGTCGGCTTCCAAAAACGCCATGGCCGCGTCCGGACATTGCCGCTCGATGAACCGCCGCCCCACCTTGCCTTCGGACCAGTCGCGCCGCAGGGCCACGGGGCGACGGTCTCCGTTTTGGACCGACGCGGCGAGGTTCGGCAGGAGCACCACTTTGTATTCAAGCCCCTTGGCCTTGTGGATCGTGGACAGGCGCACGGCGTCGACCCGCTCCTCGCCCAGAGGGCTCTCCCCCTCCTCGACGCCCCGTCCGACGGCCTCCGACAAACGGCGGGCGAACGCCCCCAGGGTGTCCCCCCGGTCCCGGTGGGCTTCGGCGGCGAGGCGGCCCACCTTTAACAAATTGGCGACGCTCTGCTCGCCGTGATAGAACGCCGCCGCGGACGGCAACAACAACGTCTCCCCCAGGATCCGCGCGGCGGCCTCCGGCAGAGTGTCCCCCCGGGCGGCGGCCCGCAACCGGGCCAGGCGATCGTAAAAAACCCGCAGACGGTTCCGCGCGCCCTCCGGCAACCCGGGGGGAGGATCCCGACGAAAATCCAAGGCCCCCGCCGCCGCGAGCGCCATCAAATCGCGGTCCTCCAGAAGGACCAGGGGCGAACGCAACAAGCCGAGCATCGACACCCGGTCGCCCGGATCATCGATCACGCGCAGCACGTTAAGGAAATCGATCACCTCGGGCGTGCGATAAAAATCCCGATCGCTTTCAACGAGGTAAGGCACGCGCGCCGCTTTGAGGGCCTCCATATAAACGGTCAGCGGAGAGGCCGATCGGAACAGGAGCGCCACGTCCCCCCAGCGCCAGAGCCGGCCTTCCCCCGGGGAACCGCAGTGGTCGGCGATCCATCCGGCGATCCACCGGGCCTCCACCGCGCGCCTTTCCGCGGCGTCCCCCGTCCCACCCCGCACCAAAACCAACTCGACCGCGCCGTCGCCGCCTTCGGGCCGCGGCAACAGGGCGCGGTAGGGCGGCTGCAGGCCCGGGCTCTCCCGCATCAGGTCCTCGAACAACCGGTTCACCGGCTCGACGATTCCCGCGTGGGTTCGGAAACTCCGGCGCAAATCGCAACGCTCGCCCCCCTGCGACAGCACAAGGTCCACGAAAGCCTCGTACGCGCGAATGTCGGCCCCGCGAAAACGATAAATCGATTGTTTGGGATCGCCCACAATAAACAAGCGCCCCGGGGCGAGGACGACGTCGCGCCAGGCCCCCGCCTCGCCCTCGGGGCCCTCGGCCAACAGGAGCAGGGTTTCCCCTTGCAGGGGGTCGGTGTCCTGGAATTCATCAACGAGGAGGACGGCGAACCGCGCCTTGAGCTCCCGGCGCGCTTCCGGGTGGTGAATTAAAAGATCCCGGGCGCCCCGCAGCAAATCGTCGAAGCCCACCCACCCTTCGGCCCGGTACCGGGTCCGGCAGACGGCGACAAAGGGTTCCAAAAGGCGGCGCGCCCGCGCGAGCAGGGCCTCTCCGGCGGGGGAGACGGCGTTCGCGACCGCGCGGGCCTCTTGGTAAACGGCCTCCCCCGCGGGGTCCCATTCGGAAGGCCACTTTTTGTCGTTTTCCGTCCACGGCGCGTCGGGGGGGACCGGACCGAGGGGGTCGCGCGCCGTCCTTTCCAAGGCACCCAACCGGTCCGCCAGACGCCCCAACGATTCAAGGATTTTTCCCCGCGCGGGCTTGGTCTGCCCTTGGGGGAGGCGCTCGACCGCTTCGCGGAGGCGGCTCAACCGGTCGACGGCCCAAGCTCCGTCGGCGGCCGGCGCCTCCCGAACAGCGGACTCCCGGGCCAGGGACTTCAAATCGGCCAGGGAAACGCGGGGCAAGACATCGTCCCAGTCCGCCGAGCCCGGCGCCCCGGACCCCAGTTCGGTCTCCAGCCAGCGGGCCCATTCGGCCTCGAAGACGCCGTCGAAGCCGGCGCCTTCGTCCACCCGCGCGCCGGGGTTCAGATTCGCCTCGACGGGGTACAGTTGCAGGAGCGTTTTGCAAAAGGAATGAATGGTGCCGATGGGGGCCCGGTCGAGATCGCGCAGGGCGTCGCGGGCGACGCGCCGCAGACGATCATCGGTCGCACCGAAATCGTCCCGCGCTTCGCGCCGCCAGGCCTCCATCAGCGCGTGGCGTTCCGGCGGCAACGTCCGGCCATCGAGGGCGGACAAAAGGTCCCCCAGGCGTTCGGCCAAACGCGCCTTGATTTCGCCGGCGGCCTTTTCGGTGAAGGTCAACGCCACCACGCGGGTGATCGAGAGGCCTTCCCGTTCCGGGCCCCCGGCCAGGAGGAGGAACAACAGACGGTCCGTGAGCAGGGTGGTCTTGCCCGTCCCCGCGCCCGCCTCGACGACGATGTTCACGTCGAGCCGTTTGCGCGCGCGCGCGCGCGTGTCGAGATCCGCGGTCACAACGTCACCGCCGCCGGGGCCGGGAGGGTCTCGTCCGCGCGGGCGTCCCGGTCCCCGCGGGCGCGGCTCGCCGGGTGGGCCTTGCGGCACGCCCGCGCGAAATCGCAAAACCGGCAATGACGTTCGTCCCCCGCCCGGACGGGAAACCGCCCCGCGGCGAGCAGCGCCACCTGCCGTCGCCGTTGGGCCCGAACCCGCTCGCTCAGCTCCACCCAAGACTCCCCCGTCATCTCATCCGTTTCGTTTTCCGACAACGCCTCGAGCCGGGCGCCGCCCCCCCGCGCGCCGGGCCCCCAGGGGGCCAGGGCGTCCACCAAATCCATGTACACCGGGATCTGATGGGCCCAGCCCTCCGCCACCGATTTACGCAACGAGGTCGCGCCGATTTTTGTTTTGTAATCGACCACCCGGTACGTCCGTTCGCGGGGGTTCCAGTCCACGCGGTCCAACCGCCCCGCCCAAGGGATCCCTTCCAGGGGGGTCGGGGGCAGGGTCCACTCCAAACGATCGGGGCGGAATCCCTCGGCGGCCAACCGCGCCAGGTCGCGTCGGACAAAAGCCTCCAGTTCCAGCGCGGTGCGCGCGCTCAGGGCGGACCACAGCCGCGGGTGGGGGCCCCCCGGGTCGGCCATAAAAGAGAAGACCCGGGCGGTCTCTTCGCGCATGCGCGCGACGACGGTCTCCGGTTCGGGACGGTCCTGCCCCAGGAACACGCCGTAAACGCGACAAAGGATTTCGTGCCGGGCGCGGCCCAAAAAACGGGGGTCGACGGATTCTCCGTCGAAGGCCGGGCGGGGGACGTTGATCCCCAGGACCTTGGCCAGGAAAAATTTAAAGGGGCAAAGGGCGTAGGTCTCCAGGGCGCTGGGGGAAAGGCCGCGCGCGCGCAAGCGGTCCAAATAGGCGGTCGGGGGTTGGACGTCGCCGTGAAAGGCGGCGGACGCGGCGGTCCCGAGGGCGCGGGCCCCGGCGAGCAAGACCGGCGCCCATTCCCGGGGGGGGCGCCGCTTTTCCAACACGTCGGCCAACCCCGCTTCGAGCGGGGTCAACGCCGACGACGGGACGGCGTTCCATTTCTCAAGGGGAGACCGAGGCAGCCGCTCGACGTCTTCGAATCCCCGTCCCGCGGCGCGAAGGAATTCCCGCAAATAGAGCGAGGGGGACCCCGTCCGTCCGTCCTCGGTCGACCGCGCGTACACCAAATACAGGCGCGAACGGGCGGACGCCAAGGCCGCGGTGAACAACAGCTTTTCCTCATCGTAACCTTCCATTTTGGGGAGGATCCAATACCCCCCGGGGTCCCGGAGGAGCCGCCGGGTTTCATCCCCCAGCAGGGGATCTTCCCGAACGGAGCGGGGAAAGCCGCCCTCGTTCAATCCAATCAAAAACAAAACGTCAAAACTTTCCCCCCGCGCGTCCATGACGCCCCGCACCCGCACGCCGTCGGCGATGGAGGGCCCCGGTCGCCGTTCCCGGGCCAAGGCCCCGGCGAACGCATCGAGGAAATCCCGCAATCCCACCGGCGGAGAGATCCGATCCAGACGAGACAGCCGCTCGCCGATTTCCCGCAACGCGTCGCGCGCCGGCTCCAAGGCGGCGTCCGAGGCGAGATGGGCATCGACGCGTTGCCGGGCCCACCCCGT of the Elusimicrobiota bacterium genome contains:
- a CDS encoding UvrD-helicase domain-containing protein; its protein translation is MTADLDTRARARKRLDVNIVVEAGAGTGKTTLLTDRLLFLLLAGGPEREGLSITRVVALTFTEKAAGEIKARLAERLGDLLSALDGRTLPPERHALMEAWRREARDDFGATDDRLRRVARDALRDLDRAPIGTIHSFCKTLLQLYPVEANLNPGARVDEGAGFDGVFEAEWARWLETELGSGAPGSADWDDVLPRVSLADLKSLARESAVREAPAADGAWAVDRLSRLREAVERLPQGQTKPARGKILESLGRLADRLGALERTARDPLGPVPPDAPWTENDKKWPSEWDPAGEAVYQEARAVANAVSPAGEALLARARRLLEPFVAVCRTRYRAEGWVGFDDLLRGARDLLIHHPEARRELKARFAVLLVDEFQDTDPLQGETLLLLAEGPEGEAGAWRDVVLAPGRLFIVGDPKQSIYRFRGADIRAYEAFVDLVLSQGGERCDLRRSFRTHAGIVEPVNRLFEDLMRESPGLQPPYRALLPRPEGGDGAVELVLVRGGTGDAAERRAVEARWIAGWIADHCGSPGEGRLWRWGDVALLFRSASPLTVYMEALKAARVPYLVESDRDFYRTPEVIDFLNVLRVIDDPGDRVSMLGLLRSPLVLLEDRDLMALAAAGALDFRRDPPPGLPEGARNRLRVFYDRLARLRAAARGDTLPEAAARILGETLLLPSAAAFYHGEQSVANLLKVGRLAAEAHRDRGDTLGAFARRLSEAVGRGVEEGESPLGEERVDAVRLSTIHKAKGLEYKVVLLPNLAASVQNGDRRPVALRRDWSEGKVGRRFIERQCPDAAMAFLEADEIQREEREAIRLFYVAATRAREHVVLVGQEKPARGSFLDMLKSASRPVEKGWELKDGLVIPVRAIEPGDAAARPVPPRPPAGRRKATAAHGRAWSERRAAPGAGGPALFATPSSRTADDPSKNFSGERPGGPTPAEAALLGRLCHAVLERGPLAPLELTSRVDGAVRRLRAEYPDAYWSVIAGEAEGILDGFLRGDTATLLNEGEILAREAPFVFAREGTVVRGVIDLLCRRAGRLWVVDYKTDRLSPGEEEARAAAYATQGDDYREAVRRALGEPCGFEVVFLRSGRRVPVGELP
- a CDS encoding exodeoxyribonuclease V subunit gamma, translating into MPLSLLCGPFQPALEDAFTEHLARQPPGPGRRVTVVTASQRMAERLQRLIAQERGAAYLNIRFATFHGLALDILRAAGGDLPTIVNDELFHEKLVEGLLRAEGAFPPERARALAGAHRATLRDLVEAGLDTAAFREHFADLEIPAEGKLQRLLDLADRYRDRLAELNIATSADLARRAARCVEEQPALLEDTAEFLYYGFYDLNGAQADFFAAVAKTAAVTVFFPSVKDHPGWVFAERFLDLKLRVGGAEARRLSADVPGPARNVLPRLFDPGPPAPGGAPDARVISVSGERDAVWRVAKEILSLRSADPFLSWGRIGVVARTTEPVCALVSEIFNDNAIPFSLSDGGPWLGHPAIRLALDLLRLPDRPDPRDALLDILSSPCFSSTFFTAVEKDAVRDYLRRSSPRAGRPVLAPPGVGPADDDFPADLGPAPRPDALRRLEDLWAVGPDSRTWSEWTGWARQRVDAHLASDAALEPARDALREIGERLSRLDRISPPVGLRDFLDAFAGALARERRPGPSIADGVRVRGVMDARGESFDVLFLIGLNEGGFPRSVREDPLLGDETRRLLRDPGGYWILPKMEGYDEEKLLFTAALASARSRLYLVYARSTEDGRTGSPSLYLREFLRAAGRGFEDVERLPRSPLEKWNAVPSSALTPLEAGLADVLEKRRPPREWAPVLLAGARALGTAASAAFHGDVQPPTAYLDRLRARGLSPSALETYALCPFKFFLAKVLGINVPRPAFDGESVDPRFLGRARHEILCRVYGVFLGQDRPEPETVVARMREETARVFSFMADPGGPHPRLWSALSARTALELEAFVRRDLARLAAEGFRPDRLEWTLPPTPLEGIPWAGRLDRVDWNPRERTYRVVDYKTKIGATSLRKSVAEGWAHQIPVYMDLVDALAPWGPGARGGGARLEALSENETDEMTGESWVELSERVRAQRRRQVALLAAGRFPVRAGDERHCRFCDFARACRKAHPASRARGDRDARADETLPAPAAVTL